From one Rosa rugosa chromosome 4, drRosRugo1.1, whole genome shotgun sequence genomic stretch:
- the LOC133706871 gene encoding glutathione S-transferase 2-like isoform X2, whose protein sequence is MASGSDKNGDQQLKLYSCYRSSCSFRVRIALNLKGLKYEYKAVNLLKGEQFSPEFRKLNPIGCVPVLVDGDLAVSDSFAILLYLEEKYPQHPLLPKDLQRKAINFQAANIVCSSIQPFQNQAVLNYIEEMVTPDAKIELAKVHTEKGFAGRFVFGAPDSCSFFMVQSRHGNCIFYTLSWSLFWPVSLV, encoded by the exons ATG GCGAGTGGTAGTGACAAAAATGGCGATCAACAACTGAAATTGTATTCCTGCTACAGGAGCTCTTGCTCTTTCCGTGTCCGAATTGCCCTCAACCTCAAAG GGCTCAAATACGAGTACAAAGCTGTAAACTTGTTGAAGGGAGAACAGTTTAGTCCTG AGTTTAGAAAGCTCAATCCCATCGGCTGTGTGCCGGTGCTTGTGGATGGGGACTTAGCTGTTTCCGATTCATTTGCCATTTTATTG TATTTGGAAGAAAAGTACCCACAACATCCGTTGTTGCCTAAAGACCTTCAGCGAAAGGCCATTAACTTCCAG GCTGCCAATATTGTTTGCTCAAGCATACAGCCCTTTCAGAATCAGGCAGTACTG AATTATATAGAAGAAATGGTTACTCCAGATGCGAAAATTGAATTGGCTAAAGTTCATACTGAGAAAGGTTTTGCAG GCAGATTTGTTTTTGGCGCCCCAGATTCGTGCAGCTTTTTTATGGTTCAATCTAGACATG GCAACTGCATCTTTTATACATTGAGTTGGAGTCTATTCTGGCCCGTCAGTTTGGTATAA
- the LOC133706871 gene encoding glutathione S-transferase 2-like isoform X3 has product MASGSDKNGDQQLKLYSCYRSSCSFRVRIALNLKGLKYEYKAVNLLKGEQFSPEFRKLNPIGCVPVLVDGDLAVSDSFAILLYLEEKYPQHPLLPKDLQRKAINFQAANIVCSSIQPFQNQAVLNYIEEMVTPDAKIELAKVHTEKGFAGRFVFGAPDSCSFFMVQSRHDPVPPFVQVA; this is encoded by the exons ATG GCGAGTGGTAGTGACAAAAATGGCGATCAACAACTGAAATTGTATTCCTGCTACAGGAGCTCTTGCTCTTTCCGTGTCCGAATTGCCCTCAACCTCAAAG GGCTCAAATACGAGTACAAAGCTGTAAACTTGTTGAAGGGAGAACAGTTTAGTCCTG AGTTTAGAAAGCTCAATCCCATCGGCTGTGTGCCGGTGCTTGTGGATGGGGACTTAGCTGTTTCCGATTCATTTGCCATTTTATTG TATTTGGAAGAAAAGTACCCACAACATCCGTTGTTGCCTAAAGACCTTCAGCGAAAGGCCATTAACTTCCAG GCTGCCAATATTGTTTGCTCAAGCATACAGCCCTTTCAGAATCAGGCAGTACTG AATTATATAGAAGAAATGGTTACTCCAGATGCGAAAATTGAATTGGCTAAAGTTCATACTGAGAAAGGTTTTGCAG GCAGATTTGTTTTTGGCGCCCCAGATTCGTGCAGCTTTTTTATGGTTCAATCTAGACATG ACCCAGTTCCCCCTTTTGTCCAGGTTGCATGA
- the LOC133706871 gene encoding glutathione S-transferase zeta class-like isoform X1, with protein MASGSDKNGDQQLKLYSCYRSSCSFRVRIALNLKGLKYEYKAVNLLKGEQFSPEFRKLNPIGCVPVLVDGDLAVSDSFAILLYLEEKYPQHPLLPKDLQRKAINFQAANIVCSSIQPFQNQAVLNYIEEMVTPDAKIELAKVHTEKGFAALEDLLKNYAGRYATGDEVSFADLFLAPQIRAAFLWFNLDMTQFPLLSRLHEAYNEIPAFIDARPDKQPDAPS; from the exons ATG GCGAGTGGTAGTGACAAAAATGGCGATCAACAACTGAAATTGTATTCCTGCTACAGGAGCTCTTGCTCTTTCCGTGTCCGAATTGCCCTCAACCTCAAAG GGCTCAAATACGAGTACAAAGCTGTAAACTTGTTGAAGGGAGAACAGTTTAGTCCTG AGTTTAGAAAGCTCAATCCCATCGGCTGTGTGCCGGTGCTTGTGGATGGGGACTTAGCTGTTTCCGATTCATTTGCCATTTTATTG TATTTGGAAGAAAAGTACCCACAACATCCGTTGTTGCCTAAAGACCTTCAGCGAAAGGCCATTAACTTCCAG GCTGCCAATATTGTTTGCTCAAGCATACAGCCCTTTCAGAATCAGGCAGTACTG AATTATATAGAAGAAATGGTTACTCCAGATGCGAAAATTGAATTGGCTAAAGTTCATACTGAGAAAGGTTTTGCAG CACTTGAAGATCTACTGAAAAACTATGCAGGAAGATATGCAACTGGAGATGAAGTTTCTTTT GCAGATTTGTTTTTGGCGCCCCAGATTCGTGCAGCTTTTTTATGGTTCAATCTAGACATG ACCCAGTTCCCCCTTTTGTCCAGGTTGCATGAGGCATACAATGAGATACCAGCATTCATAGATGCTAGGCCAGATAAGCAGCCGGATGCTCCTTCATAG